One Helicobacter sp. MIT 21-1697 genomic window carries:
- the secA gene encoding preprotein translocase subunit SecA produces MLQFLISKILGSRNNKLIKHYLKEVQAINALESTYSALSDAQLQEAFNELKKLIQNGETSLQSILHKSFAITREASKRVLGMRHFDVQLIGGMALNDGRIAEMKTGEGKTLVATLAVCLNALCGRGVHVVTVNDYLANRDAKELEPLYNFLGFQVGIITSEVRDDNERLKAYACDIVYGTNNEFGFDYLRDNMKYDLSQKVQREHYFAIIDEVDSILIDEARTPLIISGPVNRTLEHYQLANSVAQKLKNEEDFNIDEKNRVILLNEEGIKKAESLFKVDNLYSIENAALSHHLDQALKANYLFIKDKDYVVQNNEVVIVDEFTGRLSEGRRFSEGLHQAIEAKEKVDIKEESQTLADITFQNYFRLYEKLSGMTGTAQTEASEFLQIYNLEVVSIPTNVPVQRKDLNDLIYKSEREKFNAVIDKIQELYKKGQPVLVGTASIEKSEILHELLKKHRIPHTVLNAKQHTKEAEIIKDAGVKGAVTIATNMAGRGVDIKINDEIRELGGLYIIGTERHESRRIDNQLRGRAGRQGDPGISQFYLSLEDSLLRIFGSDKIKGIMERLGLKEGEHIESGLVTRSVESAQKKVENLHFESRKHLLEYDDVANEQRKAVYKLRNELLDEHCSLQERISTNRELTAQSMLYKAQILPGDESSNFNIDSLKAQINEELGLDIGNCENLEYDELLEKLITQMNTAYEEKMSKLEASQRAQIERIIYLQVLDSSWREHLYTMDNLKTGIGLRGYNQKDPLVEYKKESYNLFLEFVENLKFETTKMLQIIQLRDKEEEVAEKMIQNMQEELEENLQDLNTNLDSTPVKKSKIARNDPCPCGSGKKYKVCHGKSGPKSGLLA; encoded by the coding sequence ATGTTGCAATTTCTTATTTCAAAAATTCTTGGCTCACGCAACAATAAACTCATTAAACATTATCTTAAAGAAGTTCAAGCCATTAATGCTTTAGAATCCACTTATAGTGCCCTAAGTGATGCGCAACTACAAGAGGCTTTCAATGAATTAAAAAAGCTTATCCAAAATGGTGAAACTTCACTTCAATCAATCTTGCATAAAAGCTTTGCAATCACGCGCGAAGCAAGTAAAAGAGTGCTGGGTATGCGACATTTTGATGTGCAACTCATCGGCGGTATGGCACTTAATGATGGACGTATTGCAGAAATGAAAACAGGTGAGGGTAAAACGCTTGTAGCAACTCTTGCAGTATGTCTTAATGCGCTCTGTGGAAGAGGTGTGCATGTTGTAACCGTTAATGATTATCTTGCCAATAGAGATGCAAAAGAATTAGAGCCCCTTTATAATTTTTTGGGCTTTCAAGTAGGCATTATCACAAGCGAAGTGCGTGATGATAACGAGCGTCTAAAAGCCTATGCGTGTGATATTGTCTATGGCACAAACAATGAATTTGGCTTTGATTATCTGCGCGACAATATGAAATACGACCTCTCTCAAAAAGTGCAAAGAGAGCACTACTTTGCGATTATTGATGAGGTAGATTCTATCCTTATTGATGAAGCACGCACACCTCTTATTATCTCTGGACCTGTGAATCGCACACTTGAACACTATCAACTTGCTAACAGCGTGGCTCAAAAACTCAAAAATGAGGAAGATTTTAACATTGATGAAAAAAACCGCGTCATTCTCCTCAATGAAGAGGGTATCAAAAAAGCTGAAAGTCTATTCAAAGTGGATAATCTTTATAGTATTGAAAATGCCGCTCTCTCTCATCATCTTGACCAAGCGCTCAAGGCAAATTATCTCTTTATCAAAGACAAAGATTATGTCGTGCAAAATAATGAAGTAGTCATTGTTGATGAATTTACTGGGCGTTTAAGCGAAGGCAGACGCTTTAGTGAGGGCTTACATCAAGCGATTGAAGCAAAAGAAAAAGTAGATATTAAAGAGGAAAGCCAAACACTTGCAGATATTACTTTTCAAAACTATTTTCGTCTGTATGAAAAACTCTCTGGTATGACGGGCACAGCACAAACAGAAGCAAGTGAATTTTTGCAAATTTATAATCTTGAAGTGGTGAGTATCCCTACAAATGTCCCTGTGCAACGCAAAGACCTCAATGACCTTATTTATAAAAGTGAGAGAGAGAAGTTTAATGCCGTCATTGATAAGATTCAAGAACTCTACAAAAAAGGGCAACCTGTCCTTGTAGGAACTGCAAGCATTGAAAAAAGTGAGATTCTCCACGAACTTCTTAAAAAACATAGAATCCCCCACACCGTCTTAAATGCTAAACAACACACAAAAGAAGCTGAAATCATCAAAGACGCTGGGGTAAAAGGCGCAGTAACAATCGCTACAAATATGGCAGGACGCGGTGTGGATATTAAAATCAATGATGAAATACGCGAACTTGGCGGATTATATATTATTGGCACAGAGCGACACGAAAGTCGCCGCATTGATAATCAGCTACGCGGAAGAGCTGGGCGACAAGGCGACCCGGGCATTAGTCAATTCTATTTGAGCCTTGAAGATTCTTTGCTTAGAATCTTTGGGAGCGATAAGATTAAAGGCATTATGGAGCGTCTTGGGCTCAAAGAGGGCGAACACATAGAATCTGGGCTTGTTACGCGTTCAGTTGAGAGTGCGCAAAAAAAGGTAGAAAATCTCCATTTTGAATCGCGTAAGCATTTGCTTGAATATGATGATGTTGCCAATGAGCAACGCAAAGCTGTGTATAAACTACGCAACGAGTTGCTTGATGAGCATTGTTCTTTGCAGGAACGAATTAGCACTAATCGTGAGCTCACTGCACAATCTATGCTTTATAAAGCGCAAATCTTGCCCGGCGATGAAAGCAGTAATTTTAATATTGATTCACTCAAGGCACAAATCAATGAAGAGTTGGGGCTTGATATTGGAAATTGTGAGAATCTTGAGTATGATGAATTACTTGAAAAACTCATTACACAAATGAATACAGCCTATGAGGAAAAAATGTCAAAACTTGAAGCATCACAACGCGCTCAAATTGAACGCATTATTTACTTGCAAGTGCTTGATAGCTCGTGGCGAGAGCATCTTTATACAATGGATAATCTCAAAACAGGCATAGGGCTTCGCGGATACAATCAGAAAGACCCGCTCGTTGAATACAAAAAAGAAAGCTATAATCTTTTCTTGGAATTTGTAGAGAATCTTAAATTTGAAACAACCAAAATGCTTCAAATTATCCAATTAAGAGACAAAGAAGAAGAAGTAGCAGAAAAGATGATTCAAAATATGCAAGAAGAGCTTGAGGAAAACTTGCAAGATTTAAATACTAATTTGGATTCCACACCTGTGAAAAAAAGTAAAATTGCACGCAATGACCCTTGTCCTTGTGGTAGTGGCAAAAAATACAAAGTATGCCACGGCAAAAGCGGACCTAAAAGTGGATTGCTTGCATAA
- a CDS encoding ABC transporter permease, with amino-acid sequence MKTLIFYLLPRYLRFDKTQPFISITALLAFFGVGIGVMVLCVAMAIMNGMTKEFERKLSIMNYPLSIYSTTYEGVDDNILQALKTHFPQFLFSPYLRYQAVGKIGNTMSAAMVFGVDMQAESQLNAVVKKAFTSQNNSNAAFEKNIESFMQKEFSILVGKSMEENFGLESGDKLDLFFTQLEPSGFSYTPINKRFNVAGFFESGLRAYDEAYVYTNLSALQKIRHLDEGIYDGIHIYTPNPMQDIHSIADFLNTQFPSRAGVEGWWQQNGNFFSALELEKRALFIVLMLIIVMAALNIISSLLMVVMNRRKEIALLLSLGASKNEIKSIFFWVGNTIGLSGIALGIILTGVAMYVLDTFPIISLPADVYGSSKLPLDLSLIDFSLAILGAICIVCLSSYYPAKKASLVDTLQVLRNE; translated from the coding sequence ATGAAAACGCTTATTTTTTATCTCTTGCCTCGTTATTTGCGCTTTGATAAAACACAGCCTTTTATTTCTATCACAGCCTTATTAGCATTTTTTGGCGTAGGCATTGGCGTTATGGTGCTGTGTGTGGCAATGGCGATTATGAATGGTATGACAAAAGAATTTGAACGCAAACTCTCTATAATGAATTATCCTCTTAGCATATATTCTACTACTTATGAGGGGGTAGATGATAACATACTTCAGGCACTCAAAACGCATTTTCCTCAATTTCTTTTTAGTCCTTATTTGCGTTATCAAGCTGTGGGTAAGATAGGCAATACAATGAGTGCAGCTATGGTTTTTGGTGTAGATATGCAAGCAGAATCTCAACTCAATGCCGTTGTCAAAAAAGCTTTTACATCTCAAAATAACTCCAATGCAGCATTTGAAAAAAATATTGAATCTTTTATGCAAAAAGAATTTTCCATCCTTGTAGGAAAAAGTATGGAGGAGAATTTTGGATTAGAATCTGGTGATAAACTTGATTTATTTTTCACCCAGCTTGAACCATCTGGATTTAGTTATACGCCCATTAATAAACGTTTTAATGTTGCAGGATTTTTTGAATCTGGCTTGAGAGCATATGATGAAGCTTATGTTTATACGAATTTAAGCGCATTGCAAAAAATCCGACATTTAGACGAGGGCATATATGATGGGATTCACATATACACGCCAAATCCTATGCAAGATATTCATAGCATTGCTGATTTTCTTAACACACAATTTCCTTCTCGTGCTGGAGTTGAGGGCTGGTGGCAACAAAATGGCAATTTTTTCTCTGCCCTAGAGCTTGAAAAACGCGCACTTTTTATTGTGCTTATGCTTATTATCGTAATGGCTGCTCTGAATATTATTAGTTCTTTGCTTATGGTTGTAATGAATCGCCGCAAAGAAATTGCACTACTTCTCTCGCTTGGAGCAAGTAAAAATGAGATTAAGAGCATATTTTTTTGGGTAGGTAACACTATTGGCTTAAGTGGCATTGCACTTGGGATTATTCTCACGGGTGTGGCAATGTATGTGCTTGATACTTTTCCTATTATCTCACTTCCCGCAGATGTATATGGCAGCTCTAAACTACCGCTAGATTTATCCTTGATTGACTTCTCTCTTGCGATTTTAGGGGCAATTTGTATCGTGTGCCTCTCCTCTTATTATCCTGCGAAAAAAGCTTCTTTAGTAGATACCTTGCAAGTTTTACGCAACGAATGA
- the rplI gene encoding 50S ribosomal protein L9 has product MKVLLLENVQGLGKKGEIVEVKDGYGQNFLIAKGKAQRATNEVVNKYKAQQRKAEEIAALERAEMQQMKQTIESLTLTLHKKVGANDTLFGSITKDEIALALQEHKVSLDKKHIEIAQAIKHTGTFEVLVKLGQGINATLKLEIKAQ; this is encoded by the coding sequence ATGAAAGTTCTACTTTTGGAAAATGTGCAGGGGCTTGGTAAAAAGGGCGAGATTGTTGAGGTAAAAGATGGCTATGGGCAAAATTTTCTTATTGCCAAAGGCAAAGCTCAACGAGCCACAAATGAAGTTGTCAATAAATATAAAGCCCAGCAACGCAAAGCGGAAGAGATTGCTGCACTTGAGAGGGCTGAAATGCAGCAAATGAAACAAACCATAGAATCTCTCACGCTTACATTACATAAAAAAGTGGGTGCAAATGATACGCTTTTTGGTTCTATCACAAAAGATGAAATTGCCCTTGCCTTGCAAGAACATAAAGTAAGCCTTGATAAGAAACATATTGAGATTGCTCAAGCGATAAAGCACACAGGCACATTTGAGGTGTTAGTAAAGCTTGGGCAGGGCATTAATGCTACGCTTAAACTTGAAATTAAAGCACAATAA
- a CDS encoding bifunctional anthranilate synthase component II/anthranilate phosphoribosyltransferase, with product MILLIDNYDSFTYNIYQAFYRFGFPIKVVRSDKISIEEIREINPQYIIIGPGPKTPKEAGISIQIVQELQGVYPILGICLGHQAIMAAFGMEIVNAKNIAHGKVEPLHHNQKGLFRHITPLTPIVRYHSLVGKANELPECFEVSAWSEDGEIMAIEHKIHHLIGVQFHPESIGTIEGEKMLLNFLHYTREIIPIKQYLKSTMQGENLSFKQAYDVMDEITEGNMSDAQIGSILTSLEIKGVNAEELAGFASVLKKKAIAFPVPLSDEVRLDMVGTGGSPNKTFNVSTTSALLLGAAGVKVIKHGNRAITSKSGSADLLSALGVNINMDIHTCVNVYKNIGITFLFAQKFHAAMRFAAPARSSLGFKSAFNLIGPLANPANVTHQFIGVFDKAYTEIMARALDILGIKRAMVVSGFDYYDEISLCAPTQITELDNGAIKSYVFNPSEIGLSFVPHTELCGGDVQENKRISLDIFSASPQALLSPKTQLVALNTGAALYLVGKAESIKEGYFLAREIIESKRVFAVLEEFVRLSNQ from the coding sequence ATGATTTTGCTCATTGATAATTATGATTCTTTTACTTATAACATTTATCAGGCATTTTATCGCTTTGGTTTTCCTATAAAGGTCGTGCGCAGTGATAAGATAAGCATTGAGGAGATAAGAGAGATCAATCCTCAATATATCATCATCGGTCCGGGTCCAAAAACACCCAAAGAAGCGGGGATTTCAATCCAAATTGTGCAGGAACTGCAAGGCGTATATCCTATTTTGGGTATTTGTTTGGGACATCAAGCGATTATGGCAGCTTTTGGTATGGAGATTGTCAATGCAAAAAACATTGCACACGGCAAGGTTGAGCCACTTCATCATAATCAAAAAGGGCTTTTTCGTCATATTACCCCGCTTACGCCTATTGTGCGCTACCATTCTTTGGTAGGCAAGGCAAATGAACTACCTGAATGCTTTGAAGTGAGTGCGTGGAGTGAAGATGGCGAAATTATGGCGATTGAGCATAAGATTCATCATCTTATCGGAGTGCAATTCCACCCCGAATCCATTGGCACAATAGAGGGCGAGAAAATGCTTTTAAACTTTTTGCATTATACGCGCGAGATTATTCCTATTAAGCAATATCTTAAAAGCACTATGCAGGGAGAGAATCTGAGCTTTAAACAAGCCTATGATGTGATGGACGAAATTACCGAGGGCAATATGAGCGATGCGCAAATTGGTAGCATTCTCACAAGCCTTGAGATTAAAGGCGTGAATGCAGAGGAGTTGGCAGGGTTTGCGAGTGTGCTAAAGAAAAAGGCTATTGCTTTTCCTGTGCCCTTAAGTGATGAGGTGCGGCTTGATATGGTGGGTACAGGTGGTAGTCCAAATAAGACTTTTAATGTCTCCACTACAAGCGCACTACTTCTTGGAGCTGCAGGAGTAAAAGTGATTAAACACGGCAACAGGGCGATTACTTCAAAGTCTGGCTCGGCAGATTTGCTAAGCGCACTTGGCGTGAATATCAATATGGACATTCACACTTGCGTGAATGTGTATAAAAATATTGGTATTACATTTTTATTTGCTCAAAAGTTTCACGCAGCTATGCGCTTTGCTGCACCTGCAAGGTCTTCGCTTGGTTTTAAGAGCGCCTTTAATCTTATCGGTCCTTTGGCAAATCCTGCAAATGTTACACATCAATTTATTGGTGTGTTTGATAAGGCTTATACGGAGATTATGGCGCGCGCGCTTGATATTTTGGGTATAAAAAGGGCAATGGTTGTGAGTGGATTTGATTATTATGATGAGATTTCGCTCTGTGCGCCTACACAAATTACCGAGCTTGATAATGGCGCGATTAAAAGCTATGTGTTTAATCCAAGTGAGATTGGGCTTAGTTTTGTTCCACATACAGAGCTTTGCGGGGGAGATGTGCAGGAAAATAAGCGCATTAGCCTTGATATTTTTTCTGCTTCACCTCAAGCGCTCCTCTCTCCCAAAACACAGCTTGTTGCACTTAATACTGGTGCAGCATTATACCTTGTGGGTAAAGCAGAAAGTATCAAAGAGGGATATTTTTTAGCAAGGGAGATTATAGAATCCAAACGCGTTTTTGCTGTGCTAGAGGAGTTTGTGAGATTATCAAATCAATAG
- a CDS encoding anthranilate synthase component I family protein: MFDFSNSRVASIAHKEILCDNLTPLAVLNSLNAKVLLESAYNETGKDRFSIVILNEAFRIYKECGTHFLYTRGQKVPLYEALADYMPSDSMFCADKAGFLESLALVRTLAPNPNNNIPAHLPLPLGGAGYIGYEFFAEVEEVIFKNPPLYNAPECAFIFGRDFLIFDHLFDRVHIVSVGYAHEKQEHSTTQQVEHIAQSLASLVPQNGLDSMQKSDFECVNATSAQEYESMVETIKKAIYAGDLLQCVPSQYMQIRSSIPPLQAYRNLRHQNPSPYMFYYNFDDFVVLGASPEIMLRLKTKQGQSFFTLRPIAGTRPRGENVAQDLELEAELLKDEKENAEHLMLVDLARNDAGKVSVGGGVKVVARNKIERYSRVMHIVSEVQGELDSKHFSKADAFKAVFPAGTLSGAPKIAAIQTIESLESHARGIYGGAIGYFTYDEDMDFAIAIRTAVYQNGMYYMRSGAGVVQDSIPSAEYIETQNKVRSQLDMLGIQKDK, from the coding sequence ATGTTTGATTTTAGCAATTCGCGTGTAGCCTCAATCGCCCATAAAGAAATATTATGCGATAATCTTACCCCTTTGGCAGTGCTTAACTCGTTGAATGCAAAGGTGCTTTTAGAATCTGCATATAACGAAACAGGTAAAGATAGATTTTCCATTGTGATTTTAAACGAAGCGTTTAGAATCTATAAAGAATGCGGCACACATTTTCTTTATACACGAGGGCAAAAAGTGCCTTTATATGAGGCTTTAGCAGATTATATGCCATCAGATTCTATGTTTTGCGCAGATAAAGCGGGATTTTTAGAATCTCTGGCTCTTGTGCGCACTCTTGCACCAAATCCCAATAATAACATTCCCGCGCATTTGCCTTTACCTCTTGGTGGAGCAGGATATATCGGCTATGAATTTTTTGCAGAGGTTGAGGAGGTAATATTTAAGAATCCCCCCCTTTATAATGCGCCTGAATGTGCGTTTATCTTTGGGCGAGATTTTTTAATTTTTGATCATCTTTTTGATAGAGTGCATATTGTAAGCGTTGGATATGCCCACGAGAAGCAAGAGCATTCAACCACGCAGCAAGTAGAGCATATTGCTCAAAGCCTTGCTTCTTTAGTGCCACAAAATGGATTAGATTCTATGCAAAAATCAGATTTTGAGTGTGTGAATGCCACTTCAGCTCAAGAGTATGAATCTATGGTGGAGACAATCAAAAAGGCAATTTATGCGGGGGATTTGCTCCAATGTGTGCCAAGTCAATATATGCAGATTCGCTCCTCAATCCCACCACTTCAGGCATACAGGAATTTGCGTCATCAAAATCCTAGTCCATATATGTTTTATTATAATTTTGATGATTTTGTGGTGCTTGGGGCTAGTCCGGAGATTATGCTAAGGCTTAAAACTAAGCAGGGACAATCATTTTTTACACTTCGTCCTATTGCAGGCACTCGCCCTAGAGGTGAAAATGTAGCACAAGATTTGGAGCTTGAAGCCGAGCTTTTAAAAGATGAAAAAGAAAATGCCGAACATTTAATGCTTGTTGATTTGGCGCGTAATGACGCGGGTAAAGTAAGTGTAGGTGGGGGCGTAAAGGTAGTAGCGCGTAATAAAATTGAGCGATATTCGCGCGTTATGCACATTGTTTCCGAAGTGCAAGGCGAGTTGGATTCCAAGCATTTTAGCAAAGCTGACGCGTTTAAAGCTGTATTTCCTGCGGGTACATTAAGTGGTGCGCCAAAGATTGCTGCAATTCAAACCATAGAATCTTTAGAATCTCACGCAAGAGGTATATATGGTGGGGCAATAGGCTATTTTACTTATGATGAAGATATGGATTTTGCTATTGCTATTCGCACAGCAGTGTATCAAAATGGTATGTATTATATGCGCTCTGGTGCAGGAGTTGTGCAAGATTCAATTCCTAGTGCGGAGTATATAGAGACGCAAAATAAAGTCCGCTCACAGCTTGATATGCTTGGCATACAAAAGGATAAATGA
- the lolA gene encoding LolA-like outer membrane lipoprotein chaperone has product MKVLRRYIFVLISLCMTLFAWGENLHSIEADFEQFAVSEDGVPTRYEGHIIGKMPSKVKWDYKAPLQKEIYMNGNEVIIYEPRLEQVSHSRLKDKTDFLSILKSAKQHNDNTYRTKVDGIEYVLFVDKQKPERIEFVDSMGVKTTLKLKNVKLNGAINDKKFVFVAPQGVEIVELHSR; this is encoded by the coding sequence ATGAAAGTTTTGAGACGTTATATTTTTGTATTGATTAGCCTGTGTATGACACTTTTTGCGTGGGGTGAGAATTTACACAGCATAGAGGCGGATTTTGAACAATTCGCTGTGAGCGAAGATGGTGTACCTACTCGTTATGAGGGGCATATCATAGGTAAAATGCCAAGCAAAGTTAAATGGGATTATAAAGCACCTTTACAAAAAGAAATTTATATGAATGGCAATGAAGTCATTATATATGAGCCGCGTTTAGAGCAAGTAAGCCATTCGCGTTTAAAGGATAAAACAGATTTTCTCTCTATCCTTAAATCTGCAAAACAGCACAATGATAACACATATCGGACGAAAGTTGATGGCATAGAGTATGTGCTTTTTGTAGATAAACAAAAGCCAGAACGCATTGAGTTTGTGGATTCTATGGGTGTGAAAACAACGCTCAAACTTAAAAATGTTAAACTTAATGGAGCTATCAATGATAAAAAATTTGTTTTTGTAGCACCTCAAGGTGTAGAGATAGTTGAGTTACATTCGCGCTAA
- the hslU gene encoding HslU--HslV peptidase ATPase subunit, which yields MKENMTPKQIVEYLDGYIIGQNDAKKAVAIALRNRYRRMKLDKEVQDEITPKNILMIGSTGVGKTEIARRMAKMMGLPFVKVEASKYTEVGFVGRDVESMVRDLVLASVNLVENEHRQRAQAQINDYIIEKITQKLLPPLPSGVSEAKKSEYEVSFAKMKQKVIKGEVDDLMIEIEISKKPMSQLNDESMPPDMIKVQESIFKVLNVSQERIKKEMSVKEAKEALTYEATESVLDAESIRAEGLRRAESNGVIFIDEIDKVAVGSKDGSRQDPSKEGVQRDLLPIVEGSVVNTKYGQIKTDYILFIAAGAFHLSKPSDLIPELQGRFPLRVELNMLDEESLYQILTQTKSSLLRQYQLLLDTEDITLEFSDEAIRELARLSHNANQRTEDIGARRLHTTIERVLEDISFDVDSYKGKEVEITGEMVRARLGDLVENIDLARYIL from the coding sequence ATGAAAGAAAATATGACACCAAAACAGATTGTAGAATATCTTGATGGATATATTATAGGACAAAATGACGCGAAAAAAGCAGTGGCTATCGCACTAAGGAATCGCTATCGCCGAATGAAGCTTGATAAGGAAGTCCAAGATGAGATTACACCTAAAAATATCCTTATGATAGGCTCTACTGGTGTAGGAAAAACAGAAATAGCCCGCCGTATGGCAAAAATGATGGGTTTGCCTTTTGTTAAAGTTGAGGCGAGTAAATATACTGAAGTAGGCTTTGTCGGGCGCGATGTAGAATCTATGGTGCGTGATTTGGTGCTTGCAAGCGTGAATCTCGTAGAAAATGAGCATCGGCAAAGAGCTCAAGCACAAATTAATGACTATATTATTGAAAAAATTACGCAAAAACTCCTCCCACCTTTGCCAAGTGGCGTAAGTGAAGCAAAGAAAAGCGAATATGAAGTAAGCTTTGCTAAGATGAAGCAAAAGGTTATTAAGGGTGAGGTTGATGATTTGATGATTGAAATTGAGATAAGCAAAAAGCCTATGTCGCAGCTTAATGATGAGAGTATGCCCCCTGATATGATAAAAGTGCAAGAATCTATTTTTAAAGTGCTTAATGTGAGCCAAGAGAGAATCAAAAAAGAAATGAGTGTAAAAGAAGCAAAAGAAGCGCTGACTTATGAAGCTACAGAATCTGTTCTTGATGCGGAAAGTATTAGAGCAGAAGGGTTAAGACGCGCTGAATCAAATGGTGTGATTTTCATTGATGAAATTGATAAAGTCGCCGTGGGAAGCAAAGATGGCTCAAGGCAAGACCCGAGCAAGGAAGGAGTGCAAAGAGATTTGCTCCCTATCGTAGAGGGAAGTGTAGTCAATACCAAATATGGGCAGATTAAAACAGATTATATTTTATTCATTGCTGCGGGGGCATTTCATTTGAGTAAGCCAAGTGATTTGATTCCAGAATTGCAAGGGCGATTTCCTTTGCGTGTAGAGCTGAATATGCTTGATGAGGAAAGTTTGTATCAGATTCTTACCCAAACTAAAAGCTCACTTTTGCGCCAATATCAGCTTTTGCTTGATACAGAGGATATTACACTTGAATTTAGCGATGAGGCGATTAGGGAACTTGCGCGTCTTTCACATAATGCTAATCAACGCACAGAGGACATTGGAGCGAGGCGATTGCATACGACTATTGAGCGCGTGTTGGAAGATATTAGCTTTGATGTAGATAGTTATAAGGGTAAAGAAGTAGAAATTACAGGCGAAATGGTGAGAGCGCGACTTGGCGATTTGGTAGAAAATATTGATTTAGCGCGTTATATTCTTTAG
- the hslV gene encoding ATP-dependent protease subunit HslV, with amino-acid sequence MFEATTILGYKGEYNGKKCAIIGGDGQVTFGNCVLKNNATKIRTLYNEQILSGFAGSTADAFSLFDMFERILEGRKGDLVRSVLEFSKEWRKDKYLRKLEAMMIVLNAEHIYILSGTGDVVEPEDGTLAAIGSGGNYALSAARALTYHASLPPREVVEHSLRIAGELCIYTNTNIKILEL; translated from the coding sequence ATGTTTGAAGCAACGACTATACTTGGCTATAAAGGCGAATATAATGGCAAAAAATGCGCGATTATCGGCGGAGATGGGCAGGTAACTTTTGGAAATTGTGTGTTAAAAAATAATGCGACAAAAATCCGCACACTCTATAATGAGCAGATTCTAAGCGGTTTTGCTGGCTCTACTGCCGATGCCTTTAGTCTTTTTGATATGTTTGAGCGCATTTTAGAGGGGCGTAAAGGTGATTTGGTGCGAAGTGTATTAGAATTTAGTAAAGAATGGCGTAAAGACAAGTATTTACGCAAACTTGAAGCGATGATGATAGTGCTTAATGCCGAGCATATTTATATTTTAAGTGGCACAGGTGATGTGGTAGAGCCAGAAGATGGCACACTTGCAGCCATTGGTAGCGGAGGGAACTATGCTCTCAGCGCTGCACGCGCTCTTACTTATCACGCTTCTTTGCCTCCGCGTGAAGTTGTGGAGCATTCTTTGCGTATTGCAGGGGAGCTTTGTATCTATACAAACACAAATATCAAAATTTTAGAATTATAA
- a CDS encoding SprT family zinc-dependent metalloprotease: MLKALKNSYPLARSIYIEHKAMRYPRLIIKADLSLFVRVPLRFSMQELQAFIHKHHKWIESTLLKCHDSNAHIQSILQAHSDEILIFGTWQPLASLYAHHPQAQSLLLSSPQSLKAQLKSTLLDYICSRAPQIAATMGVQYQSIKITNALTRFGSCSYDNRLLFSFILIFAPKELIDYVIIHELAHTQFKNHSQDFWLLVQSHCPNAKAYRSQLRQHARFYPFLLQRLCSIYCK, encoded by the coding sequence ATGTTAAAAGCATTGAAAAATTCCTATCCGCTTGCCCGCTCAATTTATATTGAACACAAAGCTATGAGGTATCCCCGCCTCATCATCAAAGCCGATTTATCCTTATTTGTGCGTGTGCCACTTAGATTCTCTATGCAAGAATTACAAGCCTTTATCCACAAACACCACAAATGGATAGAATCCACTCTTTTAAAATGCCACGATTCTAACGCACACATACAAAGCATTTTACAAGCCCATAGTGATGAGATTCTTATCTTTGGCACTTGGCAGCCCCTTGCCTCTTTGTATGCACATCACCCACAGGCTCAATCTCTACTCCTCTCATCACCACAGAGTCTAAAAGCACAGCTTAAATCTACACTTTTGGATTATATCTGCTCTCGTGCGCCTCAAATCGCAGCGACTATGGGTGTGCAATATCAAAGTATCAAAATCACAAATGCCCTCACACGCTTTGGGAGCTGCAGCTATGATAATCGTTTGCTCTTTTCCTTTATACTTATTTTTGCGCCAAAGGAACTTATTGATTATGTCATTATTCACGAGCTTGCACATACTCAATTTAAGAATCACTCACAAGATTTTTGGCTTCTCGTGCAAAGCCACTGCCCAAATGCTAAAGCCTATCGCTCTCAATTACGCCAACACGCAAGATTCTATCCATTCTTGCTCCAAAGGCTTTGTTCAATCTATTGCAAATAA